In Erigeron canadensis isolate Cc75 chromosome 7, C_canadensis_v1, whole genome shotgun sequence, one DNA window encodes the following:
- the LOC122607847 gene encoding uncharacterized protein LOC122607847 isoform X4: MTIYRPRLLDFVSSLDEDTVISASQKAFKALPDVSKAISELTILKGVGPATASAVLAAYAPDVAPFMSDEAMVAALGNSREYTLKQYLVFVDKLQAKSKELSTDVEVFTPSDVEKALWSAAIGDKFAASLKDEINSGKKKRKR, translated from the exons GCCACGTTTGTTGGACTTTGTATCGTCGTTAGATGAGGATACTGTGATATCTGCCTCTCAGAAGGCTTTCAAAGCATTACCCGACGTTTCAAAAGCTATTTCTGAGCTTACAATATTAAAAGGTGTTGGTCCTGCTACTGCTTCTGCTGTTTTAGCTGCATATGCGCCTGATGTTGCACCGTTCATGTCTGATGAG GCAATGGTGGCAGCTCTTGGCAACTCTAGAGAATATACATTGAAACAATACCTTGTGTTTGTAGACAAGCTTCAAGCGAAATCTAAG GAATTAAGTACAGATGTGGAGGTGTTCACGCCTTCGGATGTAGAAAAAGCCTTATGGAGTGCTGCCATAGGAGACAAGTTTGCAGCTTCACTTAAGGATGAAATAAACTCCGGCAAAAAGAAGAGAAAGCGCTGA
- the LOC122607846 gene encoding transcription factor bHLH74-like isoform X1 yields MLYMPFFLFILKITVFSLLCQDWVHGSWWCLLLCVSLIYRGGNLFGSSWDPLENFGAYQQPPLGLHNYHHHQSGSAISDLVPKIGGSFGNGSESFSEMVNPFVNSNMNGERDQRNDGSGDNNKNNNNNTSEKDEKKQRIDSRNSKQMGKQVKDNSDPKENYIHMRAKRGQATNSHSLAERVRREKISERMKLLQDLVPGCNKITGKAVMLDEIINYVQSLQQQVEFLSMKLATVNPELNVDIDRLLFKDILHSRGGALNQPYGFGPTLNSTHSYPHGSLPCIPATTAPLLPIHPQPVWDNDLHNLLQMGFDGNPGMNNLGPNAGRTKMDL; encoded by the exons ATGTTATATatgcctttttttcttttcattttaaagaTAACTGTGTTTTCTTTGTTATGTCAGGATTGGGTACATGGTTCGTGGTGGTGTTTGTTATTGTGTGTTTCTTTGATATACCGAG GTGGTAATCTATTTGGGTCAAGTTGGGATCCACTTGAAAATTTTGGTGCTTATCAACAACCACCACTTGGGCTTcataattatcatcatcatcaatctgGTTCAGCCATTAGTGATTTAGTCCCAAAGATTGGGGGGTCATTTGGAAATGGAAGTGAAAGTTTTTCAGAAATGGTCAATCCTTTTGTCAACTCCaatatg AATGGTGAAAGAGACCAAAGAAATGATGGGTCAGGtgacaataataaaaataataataataatacttctgaaaaagatgaaaagaagcaaaggattgattCAAGAAACAGCAAGCAAATGGGAAAACAAGTGAAGGATAATTCTGATCCTAAAGAAAACTACATTCATATGAGAGCCAAAAGGGGTCAAGCTACAAATAGTCATAGTCTTGCTGAAAGG GTTAGGAGAGAAAAGATAAGTGAAAGAATGAAATTGCTTCAAGACCTTGTTCCTGGCTGCAAtaag ATAACTGGAAAGGCAGTAATGCTTGATGAGATTATCAACTATGTGCAGTCACTTCAACAACAAGTGGAG TTTCTGTCAATGAAACTAGCTACAGTGAATCCAGAATTGAACGTTGACATTGACCGACTTCTATTTAAAGAT ATTCTTCATTCACGGGGAGGCGCATTGAACCAACCATATGGATTTGGCCCAACATTAAACTCAACCCATTCTTATCCACATGGGAGCTTGCCTTGTATTCCAGCTACAACTGCACCGTTGCTTCCTATCCATCCTCAG CCTGTATGGGATAACGATCTTCACAATCTTCTTCAAATGGGGTTTGATGGGAATCCTGGCATGAATAATCTTGGACCGAATG CAGGACGGACAAAGATGGATCTTTAG
- the LOC122607846 gene encoding transcription factor bHLH74-like isoform X2, with amino-acid sequence MLYMPFFLFILKITVFSLLCQDWVHGSWWCLLLCVSLIYRGGNLFGSSWDPLENFGAYQQPPLGLHNYHHHQSGSAISDLVPKIGGSFGNGSESFSEMVNPFVNSNMNGERDQRNDGSGDNNKNNNNNTSEKDEKKQRIDSRNSKQMGKQVKDNSDPKENYIHMRAKRGQATNSHSLAERVRREKISERMKLLQDLVPGCNKITGKAVMLDEIINYVQSLQQQVEFLSMKLATVNPELNVDIDRLLFKDILHSRGGALNQPYGFGPTLNSTHSYPHGSLPCIPATTAPLLPIHPQPVWDNDLHNLLQMGFDGNPGMNNLGPNGRTKMDL; translated from the exons ATGTTATATatgcctttttttcttttcattttaaagaTAACTGTGTTTTCTTTGTTATGTCAGGATTGGGTACATGGTTCGTGGTGGTGTTTGTTATTGTGTGTTTCTTTGATATACCGAG GTGGTAATCTATTTGGGTCAAGTTGGGATCCACTTGAAAATTTTGGTGCTTATCAACAACCACCACTTGGGCTTcataattatcatcatcatcaatctgGTTCAGCCATTAGTGATTTAGTCCCAAAGATTGGGGGGTCATTTGGAAATGGAAGTGAAAGTTTTTCAGAAATGGTCAATCCTTTTGTCAACTCCaatatg AATGGTGAAAGAGACCAAAGAAATGATGGGTCAGGtgacaataataaaaataataataataatacttctgaaaaagatgaaaagaagcaaaggattgattCAAGAAACAGCAAGCAAATGGGAAAACAAGTGAAGGATAATTCTGATCCTAAAGAAAACTACATTCATATGAGAGCCAAAAGGGGTCAAGCTACAAATAGTCATAGTCTTGCTGAAAGG GTTAGGAGAGAAAAGATAAGTGAAAGAATGAAATTGCTTCAAGACCTTGTTCCTGGCTGCAAtaag ATAACTGGAAAGGCAGTAATGCTTGATGAGATTATCAACTATGTGCAGTCACTTCAACAACAAGTGGAG TTTCTGTCAATGAAACTAGCTACAGTGAATCCAGAATTGAACGTTGACATTGACCGACTTCTATTTAAAGAT ATTCTTCATTCACGGGGAGGCGCATTGAACCAACCATATGGATTTGGCCCAACATTAAACTCAACCCATTCTTATCCACATGGGAGCTTGCCTTGTATTCCAGCTACAACTGCACCGTTGCTTCCTATCCATCCTCAG CCTGTATGGGATAACGATCTTCACAATCTTCTTCAAATGGGGTTTGATGGGAATCCTGGCATGAATAATCTTGGACCGAATG GACGGACAAAGATGGATCTTTAG
- the LOC122607846 gene encoding transcription factor bHLH74-like isoform X3, giving the protein MASSEDDNNNNNDSEMGYQYRGEMSSGSIFNNKSSSGSGGNLFGSSWDPLENFGAYQQPPLGLHNYHHHQSGSAISDLVPKIGGSFGNGSESFSEMVNPFVNSNMNGERDQRNDGSGDNNKNNNNNTSEKDEKKQRIDSRNSKQMGKQVKDNSDPKENYIHMRAKRGQATNSHSLAERVRREKISERMKLLQDLVPGCNKITGKAVMLDEIINYVQSLQQQVEFLSMKLATVNPELNVDIDRLLFKDILHSRGGALNQPYGFGPTLNSTHSYPHGSLPCIPATTAPLLPIHPQPVWDNDLHNLLQMGFDGNPGMNNLGPNAGRTKMDL; this is encoded by the exons atggcttcTTCAGAAGatgataacaataacaataatgatagtGAAATGGGTTATCAATATAGAGGTGAAATGAGTTCAGGAtccatttttaacaacaaatcttcaAGTGGGTCAGGTGGTAATCTATTTGGGTCAAGTTGGGATCCACTTGAAAATTTTGGTGCTTATCAACAACCACCACTTGGGCTTcataattatcatcatcatcaatctgGTTCAGCCATTAGTGATTTAGTCCCAAAGATTGGGGGGTCATTTGGAAATGGAAGTGAAAGTTTTTCAGAAATGGTCAATCCTTTTGTCAACTCCaatatg AATGGTGAAAGAGACCAAAGAAATGATGGGTCAGGtgacaataataaaaataataataataatacttctgaaaaagatgaaaagaagcaaaggattgattCAAGAAACAGCAAGCAAATGGGAAAACAAGTGAAGGATAATTCTGATCCTAAAGAAAACTACATTCATATGAGAGCCAAAAGGGGTCAAGCTACAAATAGTCATAGTCTTGCTGAAAGG GTTAGGAGAGAAAAGATAAGTGAAAGAATGAAATTGCTTCAAGACCTTGTTCCTGGCTGCAAtaag ATAACTGGAAAGGCAGTAATGCTTGATGAGATTATCAACTATGTGCAGTCACTTCAACAACAAGTGGAG TTTCTGTCAATGAAACTAGCTACAGTGAATCCAGAATTGAACGTTGACATTGACCGACTTCTATTTAAAGAT ATTCTTCATTCACGGGGAGGCGCATTGAACCAACCATATGGATTTGGCCCAACATTAAACTCAACCCATTCTTATCCACATGGGAGCTTGCCTTGTATTCCAGCTACAACTGCACCGTTGCTTCCTATCCATCCTCAG CCTGTATGGGATAACGATCTTCACAATCTTCTTCAAATGGGGTTTGATGGGAATCCTGGCATGAATAATCTTGGACCGAATG CAGGACGGACAAAGATGGATCTTTAG